The Acropora palmata chromosome 10, jaAcrPala1.3, whole genome shotgun sequence genome contains a region encoding:
- the LOC141894256 gene encoding uncharacterized protein LOC141894256 — translation MNDILIAELNNKPSAALANNEESEPGPVVSKLKEKVVDLEWKYEKLEERLFSFKDIASNDSLVAFYTGFPNYQTMMALYDFLNPGEHGENINYWLSGKNVDSTPKSVKQGRPRTLKPVDEFFLTLCRLRQGFAEVHLAHLFNISQPTVSRIFISWINFMYLKLGHINIWPSRELTNATMPEDFKAKYPTTRVIIDCTEVRCEMPSSLLLNSELFSSYKHHTTLKALVGISPKGFFTFIGQLYTGSISDREIVEKSGFLNLPFPNGDSVMADKGFTIEDILPLGVSLNIPPFLGMSDQIAMLCNIQDPIISA, via the exons ATGAACGATATATTGATAGCTGAACTTAATAACAAACCTTCCGCAGCTCTCGCGAATAATGAAGAATCAGAGCCAGGCCCGGTGGTTTCAAAACTTAAAGAGAAAGTTGTGGATCTAGAGTGGAAATACGAGAAACTTGAGGAGcggttgttttcttttaaagacaTCGCCTCAAATGATTCACTTGTAGCATTTTACACCGGATTTCCAAATTACCAAACAATGATGGCCTTGTACGACTTTTTGAATCCTGGTGAGCATGGGGAAAACATCAACTATTGGCTCTCGGGAAAAAATGTTGATAGTACCCCCAAGTCTGTTAAACAAGGAAGACCAAGGACATTAAAACCAGTTGACGAGTTTTTTCTCACATTATGTAGGCTGAGGCAAGGTTTTGCTGAGGTGCATTTAGCccatttatttaatatttctcaGCCAACTGTTAGTCGGATTTTTATCTCCTGGATAAACTTTATGTATTTAAAACTTGGCCATATTAATATCTGGCCATCAAGAGAACTTACTAATGCGACGATGCCCGAAGATTTTAAGGCAAAGTATCCAACAACAAGGGTAATCATTGATTGTACAGAGGTGCGCTGTGAGATGCCTAGTAGCCTCCTTTTAAATAGTGAACTTTTTAGTTCCTATAAGCATCATACAACTTTAAAGGCATTAGTGGGGATCTCCCCTAAGGGGTTTTTCACATTTATTGGCCAACTGTACACTGGCAGTATCTCAGATAGGGAAATAGTAGAGAAGAGTGGTTTCCTTAACCTCCCCTTTCCAAATGGAGATTCTGTAATGGCTGACAAAGGCTTTACCATAGAAGACATTTTACCCTTAGGAGTTTCATTGAACATTCCCCCTTTTCTTGGAATGTCTGACCAGAT TGCCATGTTGTGCAATATACAGGACCCCATAATCAGTGCTT